In Hydractinia symbiolongicarpus strain clone_291-10 chromosome 13, HSymV2.1, whole genome shotgun sequence, a single genomic region encodes these proteins:
- the LOC130623203 gene encoding THAP domain-containing protein 1-like gives MADSKQGNSEISNEKPKRKHKQSLGRQCAAYGCDNRTFREEGGERVTSKISFFTFPESANRVKYWCSRIKRVNGKDNFKVTKTTVLCEKHFRPEDIYRPPGGTKKRLSNKETVIPYFTEDEALDASSTNTTNPKKRKPPASRASPRKKCRETQEPFPEPQQDPVIEPEIEESIDWQQLFPEKQYMWFDPKTNKPQTFYSEQPYTRMRSKALSLRGTGEKKLIQC, from the exons ATGGCGGACAGCAAGCAGGGAAACAGTGAGATATCGAATGAAAAACCAAAAAGGAAACACAAACAATCACTTGGAAGACAATGTGCAGCTTATGGATGTGATAACAGAACATTTAGAGAAGAAGGAGGAGAAAGAGTCACATCAAAGATATCTTTTTTTACGTTCCCTGAGAGTGCAAACAGAGTCAAATACTGGTGCTCTCGTATCAAACGTGTAAACGGAAAGGACAACTTCAAAGTAACCAAAACAACTGTACTTTGTGAAAAACATTTCAGACCAGAAGATATCTATCGTCCTCCAGGGGGTACAAAGAAGAGACTTTCAAATAAAGAGACTGTCATTCCATACTTTACTGAGGATGAAGCTTTAGATGCCAGCTCAACAAACACAACAAATCCCAAAAAGCGAAAGCCACCAGCTTCAAGAGCATCCCCACGAAAGAAGTGTAGAGAAACCCAAGAACCTTTTCCTGAGCCTCAACAGGATCCAGTCATAGAACCAGAGATTGAAGAATCAATTGACTG GCAAcagctttttccagaaaaacaGTATATGTGGTTTGACCCTAAAACTAATAAACCCCAAACATTTTATTCTGAACAACCCTACACAAG aATGAGATCGAAAGCATTGTCTCTTCGAGGAACTGGAGAGAAAAAATTGATTCAATGTTAG